In Bombus huntii isolate Logan2020A chromosome 3, iyBomHunt1.1, whole genome shotgun sequence, a single genomic region encodes these proteins:
- the LOC126864051 gene encoding mediator of RNA polymerase II transcription subunit 8, with amino-acid sequence MQREEKQLDSALEAIIMRVNDLKTAIAAMIFKLEHEYETLNWPNFLDNFALISGHLTSLSKILGHDKAPNLRNLTVLPLRLSPEKDEELLRLTEGRIPTFAHDLVPDYLRTKVEPQAEQKMMQLETKAANVNFEASHKHMGQYTKVINNIWDVANKAREEWESEAGSRATQAQTSSTADTHALVAAVGMGKGLKSDSVQMVQSGVNSVPSGMMVGRPGNQQQAPGQGSLGNPSMGQMSKAPSAIKTNIKAASQIHPYR; translated from the exons atgcaaagagaagaaaagcaACTGGATTCCGCTTTGGAGGCTATTATTATGAGAGTAAATGATTTAAAGACTGCAATTGCTGCAATGATATTTAAATTGGAACACGAATATGAAACATTGAATTGGCCAAATTTTCTGGACAATTTTGCACTTATTTCAGGACAT TTGACCAGTCTCTCAAAAATTCTTGGACATGATAAAGCACCAAATTTAAGGAATTTAACAGTTTTACCATTAAGATTAAGTCCAGAGAAAGATGAAGAATTGCTTCGTTTAACCGAAGGTAGAATTCCCACATTTGCTCATGATTTAGTACCAGATTATCTACGAACTAAAGTGGAACCTCAAGCAGAACAAAAAATGATGCAGCTTGAAACAAAAGCTGCAAATGTAAATTTTGAAGCATCACAT aaacATATGGGTCAGTACACAAAAGTCATTAATAATATATGGGATGTAGCAAATAAGGCGCGTGAGGAATGGGAAAGTGAAGCTGGATCTAGAGCAACTCAAGCCCAGACAAGTAGTACTGCAGACACTCATGCTCTTGTAGCAGCTGTGGGTATGGGTAAAGGTTTAAAg TCTGATTCTGTGCAAATGGTTCAATCTGGTGTAAATTCTGTGCCAAGTGGGATGATGGTAGGTAGGCCTGGAAATCAACAACAAGCTCCAGGACAAGGATCTTTAGGAAATCCATCTA TGGGACAAATGAGTAAAGCTCCAAGTGCAATCAAAACTAATATTAAAGCAGCATCACAAATTCATCCATacagataa